One Numenius arquata chromosome 9, bNumArq3.hap1.1, whole genome shotgun sequence DNA window includes the following coding sequences:
- the MRPL19 gene encoding large ribosomal subunit protein bL19m produces MAAACGRLLPRSAVAGAVGLAVLPGRCFSSSGYRVSSDGKPEKFQPPPKPVIIDKQKQREERRFLSPEFIPPRGRTDPLKFYIERKDMIQRRRVFNIPEFYVGSVLAVTTADPYANEKASRFVGICIQRGGKGLGATFVLRNVIEDQGVEICYELYNPRIQAIEVLKLEKRLDDNLMYLRDALPEYSTFDVNMKPVSRLDHEEVPVNKLKVRMKPKPWSKRWERPKYNIKGIKFELPEKKMKEAQKWSQPWLEFDMMREYDTSKLEDKIWKEVSEGLKN; encoded by the exons ATGGCAGCCGCCTGCGGGAGGCTGCTGCCGCGGAGTGCCGTCGCGGGGGCGGTGGGCCTCGCCGTCCTGCCCGGCA GGTGCTTTTCTTCCTCGGGCTATCGAGTTAGCAGCGATGGGAAGCCGGAAAAATTTCAGCCGCCTCCAAAGCCCGTCATTATTgacaagcagaagcagagagaggagaggag GTTCTTGAGCCCTGAATTTATACCTCCCAGAGGGAGAACAGATCCTCTTAAGTTTTATATAGAAAGAAAGGATATGATACAGAGACGAAGAGTCTTCAACATCCCAGAGTTCTATGTTG GCAGTGTACTTGCCGTTACTACTGCAGATCCGTATGCCAATGAGAAAGCCAGCCGGTTTGTGGGCATCTGCATTCAAAGAGGAGGCAAAGGACTTGGCGCTACCTTTGTCCTTCGGAACGTTATAGAAGACCAAG GTGTTGAAATATGCTATGAACTCTACAATCCTCGAATCCAGGCGATCGAGGTTCTGAAGCTGGAAAAGAGGCTGGATGACAACCTGATGTACCTGCGAGATGCCCTCCCCGAATATAGTACTTTCGATGTGAATATGAAACCTGTGTCTCGTTTAGACCACGAAGAAGTTCCTGTAAACAAG CTGAAGGTACGAATGAAACCTAAACCCTGGTCGAAACGGTGGGAAAGGCCAAAATACAATATAAAAGGAATAAAGTTTGagttgcctgaaaaaaaaatgaaagaagcgCAGAAGTGGAGCCAGCCCTGGCTGGAGTTTGATATGATGCGAGAGTACGATACGTCGAAACTAGAGGATAAAATTTGGAAAGAAGTGAGTGAAGggcttaaaaattaa